The following are encoded together in the Flavobacterium sp. TR2 genome:
- a CDS encoding alpha/beta fold hydrolase — MLKLYSRLAIALFLVASCASKKTKFEDYVFKTKSEETAYQTAYDKALQLWNIPYTEEDVKTSFGTAHVVIAGPKNEKDLVLLHGMDASSTMWYPNIQALAKNHRVYAIDFIMEPNKSNLTAKPLSSNEIAIYYNEIFKHYKLKKFDVIGASRGGWIATLLATQKNNPMDKIVLLSPAQTFKFIDKPRKTSSALLLKLFPSEKKFEKTLKAFSTHPEKISPIYKRQFYLANKYAKSNSSMLKMKPFSDAELKSIQNPMLVLIGDQDVINSDESLERAKKYVSKIDTVKIKDAGHFLSIDQSKITNDAIINFLKH, encoded by the coding sequence ATGTTAAAACTATATTCCCGATTGGCCATTGCACTTTTTTTAGTGGCAAGCTGTGCTTCAAAAAAAACAAAATTTGAAGATTACGTTTTTAAAACCAAAAGTGAAGAAACAGCATATCAAACAGCTTACGATAAAGCTTTACAACTTTGGAACATTCCTTATACCGAAGAAGATGTAAAAACCAGTTTCGGCACAGCTCATGTTGTAATAGCTGGACCAAAAAACGAAAAAGATTTGGTTTTACTCCACGGGATGGATGCCAGTTCTACCATGTGGTATCCCAATATTCAAGCTTTAGCCAAAAACCATCGCGTTTATGCCATCGATTTTATCATGGAACCCAACAAATCTAATTTGACAGCAAAACCGCTCTCATCAAACGAAATTGCCATTTATTACAATGAAATATTCAAGCATTACAAATTGAAGAAATTCGATGTCATCGGCGCTTCTAGAGGTGGTTGGATTGCGACTCTTCTGGCAACACAAAAAAACAATCCGATGGACAAAATTGTTTTATTGAGTCCAGCGCAGACTTTCAAATTTATAGATAAACCCAGAAAAACATCTTCTGCTCTGCTTTTAAAACTTTTTCCAAGTGAAAAGAAATTCGAAAAAACTTTGAAAGCCTTTTCAACGCATCCTGAAAAAATCAGTCCTATTTATAAAAGACAATTTTATTTAGCCAATAAGTATGCTAAATCAAATTCGAGTATGCTAAAAATGAAGCCTTTTTCAGATGCTGAATTAAAATCGATTCAAAATCCTATGTTGGTTTTAATTGGCGACCAAGATGTCATCAATTCAGATGAAAGCCTGGAACGAGCAAAAAAATACGTTTCAAAAATCGACACAGTTAAAATTAAAGATGCAGGTCATTTTTTAAGCATCGACCAATCAAAAATCACTAACGATGCGATTATTAACTTTCTGAAACACTAA
- a CDS encoding uroporphyrinogen decarboxylase, translating to MAEYIGYLASVFIVGGFLLKNLRTIRFINMFGCICFVIYGIFLNDYRDFNQWLWPVIIPNAILAFVQIYYLTSKNEKS from the coding sequence ATGGCAGAATATATTGGTTATCTCGCATCGGTATTTATTGTTGGTGGCTTCTTGCTGAAAAACCTTAGAACAATCCGATTTATTAATATGTTTGGCTGCATCTGTTTTGTCATTTATGGCATCTTCCTAAATGATTACAGAGATTTCAATCAGTGGCTTTGGCCAGTAATTATTCCAAATGCCATTTTAGCTTTTGTGCAGATTTACTATCTGACTTCCAAAAATGAAAAATCTTAA